A window of the Salvelinus alpinus chromosome 3, SLU_Salpinus.1, whole genome shotgun sequence genome harbors these coding sequences:
- the tacr2 gene encoding substance-K receptor, which yields MDTTSKPFNLSTTIYFQDYGNETTINRFEQPDWQVALWAIAYSLIVIVSVTGNVTVIWIILAHKRMRTVTNYFIVNLAFSDVSMATFNTVFNFVYAIHNDWYFGLGYCRFQNFYPITAMFSSIYSMAAIAVDRYMAIIYPLKPRLSSTSTKIVIGLIWAVAFSLAFPQCYYSVTQHYPPRTICMVNWPDDYGGKHHLTYQIAMIILIYLLPLLVMLITYSLIGQTLWGSEIPGEASDHYQNQIHAKRKVVKMMIVVVMTFALCWLPYHIYFILGSFNKEIYMQTYIQQVYLAIFWLAMSSTIYNPIIYCCLNQRFRSGFRHAFSWLPFIKVSEEDKMELQHTQTFRMTRSYRTENTKGTVVRHNSTQHDDHTTVKLMKC from the exons ATGGATACAACTTCGAAACCGTTCAACCTCTCAACAACCATATATTTTCAGGATTATGGAAACGAGACGACCATCAATCGTTTTGAACAGCCGGATTGGCAAGTGGCACTGTGGGCAATTGCTTATTCACTGATAGTGATTGTGTCTGTCACAGGAAATGTCACTGTAATTTGGATAATTTTGGCGCACAAAAGAATGAGGACAGTGACTAACTATTTTATAGTAAATCTTGCATTCTCAGACGTTTCGATGGCTACTTTTAACACTGTCTTCAATTTTGTTTATGCTATACACAACGACTGGTACTTCGGGTTGGGATACTGTAGGTTTCAGAACTTCTATCCCATCACAGCCATGTTTTCAAGCATTTACTCTATGGCAGCTATTGCGGTTGACAG ATACATGGCCATAATTTACCCTTTGAAACCAAGGCTGTCCTCCACATCCACCAAGATTGTGATTGGTCTCATCTGGGCGGTGGCATTCTCCCTGGCTTTCCCCCAGTGCTACTACTCTGTCACCCAGCATTATCCACCACGGACCATCTGCATGGTCAACTGGCCTGATGACTATGGTGGGAAACACCATCTCAC ATACCAGATAGCTATGATCATACTGATCTACCTGCTCCCCCTGCTGGTGATGTTGATCACCTACAGCCTTATTGGCCAGACACTGTGGGGCAGTGAGATACCGGGGGAGGCCTCAGATCACTACCAGAATCAGATCCACGCCAAACGCAAG GTGGTGAAgatgatgatagtggtggtgatgaCCTTCGCCCTGTGCTGGCTGCCCTACCACATCTACTTCATCCTGGGCAGCTTCAACAAGGAAATCTACATGCAGACGTACATCCAGCAGGTATACCTGGCCATCTTCTGGCTGGCCATGAGCTCCACCATATACAACCCCATCATCTACTGCTGCCTCAACCAAAG ATTCCGCTCGGGGTTCCGTCACGCTTTCAGCTGGTTACCCTTCATAAAGGTGTCGGAGGAGGACAAGATGGAATTGCAGCACACACAGACCTTCAGGATGACACGCAGCTATCGCACTGAGAACACCAAGGGTACTGTGGTCCGCCACAACTCCACCCAACACGATGACCACACCACAGTCAAGCTCATGAAATGCTAA